In Oscillatoria acuminata PCC 6304, a single window of DNA contains:
- a CDS encoding glutathione S-transferase family protein: MSLETPPVKTDTLPTKGKKLPSKVIIKLGKFVWTTLWQLMMSKLAPPNRTGEYIRPLSEFRNSVGTQPDNPYSPAKERYRLYVGLGCPWAHRTLVVRSLKGLESAISVAIVSPSPDAGIWVLDEPEYGCQTLPELYAIARPGYQGRSTVPVLFDTQTQTIVNNESAEIIIMLNSEFNEFSTHPDLDLYPEPLREKIEYWNDKIYSAINNGVYRCGFAQSQTAYDAACNELFTTLDKIDTVLETNRYLCGNQITLADVRLFTTIFRFDIVYHGLFKCNKRRIQDYQNLGPYLRDIYQLPGVTDTCDLDSIKRDYYGNLFPLNPGGIIPLGPTITNLNQPHHREGLSYSISS; this comes from the coding sequence ATGTCTTTAGAAACTCCTCCTGTCAAAACTGATACTCTTCCGACAAAAGGGAAAAAACTGCCCTCAAAAGTTATTATTAAACTAGGCAAATTTGTCTGGACTACCCTCTGGCAATTGATGATGTCCAAACTTGCTCCCCCCAATCGGACGGGGGAATATATTCGTCCCCTCAGCGAGTTTAGAAATTCCGTAGGAACCCAACCGGATAACCCCTATTCCCCGGCAAAGGAACGCTATCGTCTGTATGTAGGACTAGGCTGTCCTTGGGCGCATCGGACCCTGGTGGTGCGATCGCTCAAAGGATTAGAATCGGCCATTTCCGTGGCGATCGTCTCCCCCTCTCCCGATGCCGGAATCTGGGTCCTGGACGAACCGGAATATGGCTGTCAAACCCTCCCGGAATTGTATGCGATCGCCCGTCCCGGATATCAAGGACGCTCCACCGTTCCAGTCCTGTTTGACACCCAAACTCAGACAATCGTCAACAATGAAAGTGCTGAAATTATCATCATGCTCAATTCGGAATTTAACGAATTTAGCACCCATCCTGACCTGGATTTATATCCCGAACCTTTGCGCGAAAAAATAGAATATTGGAACGATAAAATTTACTCTGCGATTAACAATGGCGTTTATCGCTGCGGATTTGCTCAAAGTCAAACGGCGTATGACGCTGCCTGTAATGAACTGTTTACCACCCTTGATAAAATCGATACCGTCCTAGAAACAAATCGATACTTATGCGGAAACCAAATAACCCTAGCCGATGTTCGCCTCTTTACCACCATATTTCGCTTTGATATCGTCTATCACGGCCTCTTTAAATGCAATAAACGCCGCATCCAAGACTATCAAAACCTCGGACCCTATCTCCGGGATATCTATCAACTTCCAGGAGTAACAGACACCTGCGACCTTGATAGTATTAAACGCGATTATTACGGCAACCTCTTCCCCTTAAATCCCGGAGGAATCATTCCATTAGGACCCACTATCACCAACTTAAATCAACCCCATCATCGCGAGGGTTTAAGCTATTCTATCAGTTCTTAG
- a CDS encoding thioesterase II family protein has protein sequence MNRTLANPWIPYSKPNNHANFRLFCFPYAGAGASIFCPWTAQLAPDIEVCPVQLPGRENRLSEPPFTDISSLIKALSTNLLPYCDRPFALFGHSVGALVAFELARYLRRHDYPQPIYLFVSGREAPHLGVSSSPIHQLPEPEFIAELCRYNGMPDTLLQSSELMELFLPILRADLAINEIYDYSSETPFDYPISAFGGLDDAEATQESLEGWSQETLQEFTLMMVPGDHFFIKSQPFSILSSIQQKLTGRIKATPGRG, from the coding sequence ATGAACCGAACTCTTGCTAATCCTTGGATTCCCTATTCCAAACCAAATAATCACGCTAATTTCCGCTTGTTTTGCTTTCCCTACGCCGGTGCAGGAGCTTCCATTTTTTGTCCCTGGACGGCTCAACTAGCACCGGATATCGAAGTTTGTCCCGTGCAACTTCCTGGACGAGAAAATCGCCTCAGTGAACCCCCTTTTACCGATATTTCATCGTTAATTAAAGCCCTCAGCACTAATTTACTTCCCTATTGCGATCGCCCCTTTGCATTATTCGGCCATAGTGTCGGTGCATTAGTTGCATTTGAGTTGGCCCGCTACCTCCGTCGCCATGATTATCCTCAACCAATATATCTGTTTGTTTCCGGTCGTGAGGCTCCTCATCTGGGTGTTTCATCATCCCCCATTCATCAACTGCCCGAACCCGAATTTATCGCCGAATTATGTCGGTACAATGGAATGCCAGATACTCTTCTTCAAAGTTCCGAACTTATGGAATTATTTCTGCCCATTCTGAGGGCAGATTTGGCAATTAATGAAATTTATGATTACTCCTCAGAAACACCTTTTGATTATCCAATTTCTGCGTTTGGAGGATTAGATGATGCCGAAGCGACTCAGGAAAGCCTAGAGGGTTGGAGTCAAGAAACCCTTCAGGAATTTACCTTAATGATGGTTCCCGGTGATCACTTTTTTATCAAATCTCAACCCTTTTCAATTTTGTCATCAATCCAGCAAAAACTCACAGGAAGAATAAAAGCAACACCCGGCAGGGGTTAA
- a CDS encoding WD40 repeat domain-containing protein → MSNHRHWLETAEYASLFTSLVASIVAVFFNGAIYVAAPLICIALILNAIVRYRLEHQTRRVSGTTNRLHRQLAEELEMLTQRVEAQKQFPLPQVEGEEGTRPPVATGSPEELARLQTRLAKLESVELSQIQGEIAGLKEQYALLDESLGNAIAYLNRSSFAYRLERVEEAISQLTSQIVVPSPPPRPQPEPATPEPATQEPSKSATPSPPAKSKPPSSKIVLPSFTGPSEPTAQNWICRHSLPAHADWVRSLGITPDGQILATGSFDTSIKLWKLATGELLQVLAEHKRGVFAIAIAPDGKTLASASWDKTIKLWELPTGIPKETLTGHGGSVRALAIAPDGNTLVSGSFDETIKLWDLSKAELIDTLTDYTGPIFSLAISPDGQILARGGGDGTITLWQFQTKQPMSVLNGSLEAVEAIVISPQQLLIGGSGDGSIQLWNLETGELVWSLSAHLGPVTAVAIAPDGNSVATGSADGTVKIWHLPTGKLVCALTEESGAVMSLVYSPNGQFLVSGSAKGMVRILERE, encoded by the coding sequence ATGTCAAATCACCGTCATTGGCTAGAAACCGCAGAATATGCTTCCTTGTTCACGTCATTGGTGGCGTCGATAGTGGCGGTCTTTTTTAATGGGGCCATCTATGTAGCCGCCCCTCTGATTTGTATTGCCCTGATTCTGAATGCGATCGTCCGCTATCGCCTGGAACACCAAACTCGCCGAGTCAGTGGCACCACAAATCGACTGCATCGCCAATTGGCGGAAGAACTGGAGATGCTCACCCAACGAGTGGAAGCGCAAAAGCAATTTCCCCTCCCTCAAGTCGAAGGGGAGGAAGGCACTCGCCCGCCCGTAGCTACGGGGTCCCCAGAGGAACTCGCCCGGTTGCAAACCCGGTTGGCGAAGTTAGAATCGGTAGAACTCTCCCAGATCCAGGGCGAAATCGCGGGGTTGAAAGAGCAATATGCGCTTTTGGACGAAAGTCTGGGCAATGCGATCGCCTATCTGAATCGGTCATCCTTTGCCTACCGCTTAGAACGAGTGGAGGAGGCGATTTCGCAATTGACCTCGCAAATCGTGGTCCCCTCGCCCCCACCTCGCCCGCAACCGGAACCGGCGACGCCGGAACCGGCAACCCAGGAACCCTCCAAATCGGCAACCCCTTCTCCACCCGCCAAATCCAAACCGCCCTCGTCGAAAATCGTCCTGCCTTCATTCACGGGACCCTCGGAACCCACGGCACAGAATTGGATCTGTCGCCACAGTTTGCCCGCCCATGCGGATTGGGTGCGATCGCTAGGGATTACCCCCGATGGCCAAATATTGGCAACCGGCAGTTTTGACACCAGTATTAAACTCTGGAAACTCGCTACCGGCGAACTGTTGCAAGTGCTTGCAGAACACAAACGCGGGGTATTTGCCATTGCGATCGCCCCTGATGGCAAAACCCTCGCCTCTGCCAGTTGGGATAAAACCATCAAACTTTGGGAACTCCCGACAGGAATTCCCAAAGAAACCCTCACGGGACATGGAGGTTCCGTCCGCGCCTTGGCGATCGCCCCCGATGGCAACACCCTGGTGAGTGGCAGTTTTGACGAGACAATTAAATTGTGGGATTTGTCCAAAGCGGAATTAATCGATACCCTCACGGACTATACCGGACCCATCTTTTCCCTCGCCATTTCCCCCGATGGTCAAATTCTCGCCCGAGGCGGTGGGGATGGCACGATTACCCTGTGGCAGTTCCAAACCAAACAGCCAATGTCGGTCCTTAATGGCAGTCTAGAGGCGGTAGAAGCGATCGTCATTTCTCCCCAACAACTGCTGATCGGAGGCAGTGGCGATGGCAGTATTCAACTCTGGAATTTAGAAACCGGAGAACTGGTGTGGAGTCTGAGCGCCCATTTAGGACCCGTCACCGCAGTTGCGATCGCCCCAGATGGCAACAGTGTTGCCACCGGCAGCGCTGATGGGACGGTCAAAATTTGGCATTTACCCACGGGTAAATTAGTCTGTGCTTTGACGGAAGAAAGTGGGGCGGTGATGTCTTTAGTTTATAGTCCCAATGGACAATTTCTGGTGAGTGGCAGTGCCAAAGGGATGGTGAGGATTTTGGAACGGGAGTAG
- a CDS encoding aspartate aminotransferase family protein, producing MNEQQQYLKTFAQNYIQRTHTSKKMAQTYRPVLADIRAGGQFPMPFKEIFYPIVAKRSQGCRIWDVDDNEYVDLTMGFGVNLFGHNPPFIQSAIQEQLAKGIQLGPQSEEVGIVAEMIAEMTQTERVAFSNTGTEAVMTAIRLARSQTGRPKIALFSGSYHGHFDGTLAIASPDSPPHVAPFSPGILSNFIADVLVLEYDHPDSLEIIKNYAHELAAVLVEPVQSRRPELQPKAFLQELRQVTQEAGIALIFDEMVTGFRIHPGGAQAWFGVQADIATYGKIVGGGMPIGIIAGKAEYLDRIDGGTWNYGDDSYPSVETTFFAGTFCKHPLAIAAAKAVLTHLKAEGSALQDRLNQRTSDFVSELNAYFIKDAVPIRMANFGSLFGPVSGGNTTNSGPSMAMQLLTYHLFYQGVMIRGGNGLLSTAHSDDDVQFIITAVKNSVAQLQKGGFLPASAVHPNELTATKS from the coding sequence ATGAACGAACAACAACAGTATCTAAAAACCTTCGCTCAAAACTACATTCAGCGCACCCATACTTCTAAAAAAATGGCCCAAACCTATCGCCCTGTTTTAGCCGATATTCGGGCCGGGGGTCAGTTTCCTATGCCGTTTAAAGAAATCTTTTATCCCATTGTCGCTAAACGCTCCCAAGGTTGCCGGATTTGGGATGTAGATGATAATGAATATGTAGACTTGACAATGGGATTTGGGGTGAATTTATTCGGTCACAATCCTCCCTTTATCCAATCCGCTATTCAAGAACAACTCGCTAAAGGAATACAACTCGGTCCCCAATCTGAAGAGGTAGGAATCGTGGCGGAAATGATTGCCGAAATGACCCAAACTGAACGAGTTGCTTTTAGTAATACTGGCACCGAAGCTGTGATGACTGCTATTCGGTTAGCGCGATCGCAAACGGGACGTCCTAAAATTGCCCTGTTTTCCGGTTCCTATCATGGTCATTTTGATGGCACGCTTGCCATTGCTTCCCCGGATTCTCCCCCTCATGTTGCACCCTTCTCTCCCGGTATTCTTTCTAACTTTATCGCCGATGTTTTAGTCTTAGAATATGACCATCCTGACTCCTTAGAAATTATCAAAAATTACGCTCACGAATTAGCCGCTGTTCTCGTCGAACCCGTTCAAAGTCGCCGTCCTGAATTGCAACCCAAAGCCTTTTTACAAGAACTTCGGCAGGTGACCCAAGAAGCAGGAATTGCGTTGATTTTTGATGAAATGGTCACCGGATTTCGGATTCATCCGGGCGGCGCACAAGCCTGGTTCGGAGTTCAAGCGGATATCGCCACTTATGGTAAAATCGTGGGGGGAGGAATGCCAATTGGAATTATTGCCGGAAAAGCCGAGTATTTAGACCGAATTGATGGGGGAACCTGGAACTATGGCGATGATTCCTATCCGTCTGTGGAAACCACCTTTTTTGCTGGAACCTTTTGCAAACATCCCCTGGCGATCGCCGCAGCAAAAGCAGTCTTAACCCATCTCAAAGCAGAAGGGTCAGCCCTTCAGGACCGTTTAAATCAACGCACTTCGGACTTTGTGTCTGAATTAAATGCCTACTTTATCAAGGATGCCGTCCCCATTCGGATGGCCAATTTTGGCTCGCTTTTCGGCCCAGTTTCCGGCGGAAATACAACCAATTCAGGACCTTCAATGGCGATGCAATTACTCACTTATCACCTGTTTTATCAAGGGGTAATGATTCGCGGTGGCAATGGATTATTATCTACCGCTCATAGTGATGATGATGTCCAATTTATCATTACGGCAGTTAAAAACAGCGTCGCTCAATTGCAAAAAGGTGGTTTTTTACCCGCCTCCGCAGTGCATCCTAATGAGTTAACCGCAACTAAAAGTTAA
- a CDS encoding histone deacetylase family protein, translated as MDLPIVYHPDYVAPLPPSHRFPMEKFRLLYEMLLGDRVVTPEQCHTPELPPQDWIESVHDPAYVQAYCQGTLDPKAQRRIGLPWTEAIAHRTCISIGGAILTAKLALEHGLACNTAGGTHHAFPDFGSGFCIFNDLAIATRMIQKLAGIRKVLIVDLDVHQGDGTAFIFKNDPDVFTFSLHCEANFPGRKQASDLDVPLPVGMEDDEYLQTVAHYLPDLLSQFQPDLVLYDAGVDVHAGDRLGKLALSDTGIFRRDMQVLSTCLAARYPVACVIGGGYCEDMRGLVYRHSLLHRAAAQVYRQYRL; from the coding sequence ATGGACTTACCCATCGTTTATCATCCTGACTATGTGGCCCCTCTGCCTCCGTCCCATCGTTTCCCGATGGAAAAGTTTCGGTTACTCTATGAAATGCTGTTAGGCGATCGCGTAGTCACTCCCGAACAGTGTCACACGCCCGAATTGCCACCCCAGGACTGGATTGAATCGGTTCATGACCCCGCCTATGTCCAGGCGTACTGCCAAGGCACTCTCGACCCCAAAGCACAGCGTCGGATTGGATTACCCTGGACTGAGGCGATCGCCCATCGCACTTGTATCTCCATTGGTGGGGCAATTTTGACCGCAAAACTGGCATTAGAGCATGGATTAGCTTGCAACACCGCCGGAGGAACCCATCATGCCTTTCCAGATTTTGGGTCAGGGTTTTGCATTTTCAATGATTTGGCGATCGCCACGCGGATGATTCAAAAATTAGCTGGGATTCGCAAAGTCTTAATTGTGGATTTGGACGTTCATCAAGGGGATGGGACAGCGTTTATTTTTAAAAATGACCCAGATGTATTTACGTTCTCTCTACACTGTGAGGCTAATTTCCCCGGGCGAAAACAAGCCAGTGATTTAGATGTGCCTTTACCCGTAGGAATGGAGGATGATGAATATCTGCAAACTGTAGCCCATTATTTACCGGATTTACTCAGCCAATTCCAGCCCGATTTAGTCTTGTATGACGCGGGAGTTGATGTTCATGCCGGCGATCGTCTGGGCAAATTAGCCCTAAGTGATACCGGGATTTTTCGACGGGATATGCAAGTATTAAGTACCTGTCTTGCCGCAAGATATCCCGTTGCCTGTGTAATTGGGGGTGGATATTGCGAGGATATGCGCGGGTTGGTGTATCGTCATTCGCTCTTACATCGTGCTGCCGCTCAAGTGTATCGCCAGTATCGACTTTAG